The Brettanomyces bruxellensis chromosome 8, complete sequence genome segment GCAAAAGAAAGCTCTGGAAACTTGAGAATCTCCTTAGGAGCAATCTCTttccagcgagaaccctCCTCACCTGCACTGCCAGACATCTTTGAACGCAACTTGGCGGCATTTCTAAGCTTGGCATCGTATATATGCGACATATTTATTAGGAGGACCTCGAAAAGTTGAAGTGTGTCTAAAGTAGATGGAGAACTCTTGGCTGGAAGACTCATTCCGCTTAGATTATTATCGATGCAATCAAAATTGATCGCAGAACCCGATGAATCGGGCTTAATGGGCTGGGATGGATTAAAAGTGCATCCTCTTAAAAGAATTGCAGATCTCTCATATATTTCCTTACTAACATTGAAAAGCACCGCGGTTTGAAGTATGAGATACGCGGCAGCATCCTTGGTAATCACCACATTACCGGTTTTCAGTTCGGCAATCAGCCTTTGGACTAAGCTAATGAGGCGAAGTGTCTTGGATGAGCAGAAATGAAACTGAATGATTTTTGCTTCTAGGGAATCGAATGTGAAAGCATTGTTTTTCGCCATTGGAACAAATTCGAAACGAAGCTTATGCCAATGAATTGGTTAACCTGATGAAGAACGAGGTGAACTGcgaatttctttcttgaaGCAATCTGGAATGTGCTTAACCAATTAGCTGGGATAAGAGTGCAGGAAATGAAAGATACTCAAAATGAGAAAACGCAGGCCCACAATTGCCGTGCAATTAAGAAATCAGTTGCACAAATGTATGGTGATCGCACAGATTTCCACTTATTTCCGATTCTGGAGTCAGTTTTGATGATATTCGAAGCAGTTTAAACGTTTGCCTGGTCCTGGTACGAACGCGAGACTCCGCTATCACTATATCGCGAGAATTTCagcttttatatttttggtaTATTTTTGGggttaattttttttttgataattgATTACTTGGTCTATAAAATTTACGGGATAGattaacaaaataaaataaagcaaaataaaatatactGGGCAACGTAATGGTTGATATAATACCAAAGTTCACCAAGATGACCACCAAGCTGAAAACAAGATTACCTACAGTTTGCCCTAAAACCAAGTCGTAACCTGTATTATATGTGATCTGTCCATTTCGTATAGAAACAACCCGTTTTAGCGCTCAATTAGGGATTGGAATTCGCAGAGGGAAGCGTGTCAGATCGGTGCAGGGATGTATACAACAATTGAAAGACAGCTTTATTAAATCGTATCGATTGATCTAACTATGTACATACTAATTACTGGTTATAATGCTATGCAATATTGTCATGAATGCCCCTTCAGCTTCCAGGCCGCTTTCCCTGGTATTTATCCTCTACTAGCCATTTCCAAACCACATCCTGCTTCTCTCTTTTCGTATGAAGAAGTTTCGAATTGTAGTTGGAACCACCTCTGCTACGTAAAAGCCTCTTTTTGAGCTTGGCTTTGACCCGCATGTCGATCTTGCtcatgcttcttttgctcaCAGTGCTCATTTTGCGAACCATCTGCAATTTTCTCAGAGAATAAACGATCATGGCCAAACCAGCCATGCTGCTAAATAAGGCAACGGAACCAAAGGCCAACTTTGAATTCTCGAGGAAGTTCTCGAGGTTCATGCCGTACAGTGCTGGAATCAGGGTGGCAACGGTAAAGCCAAGCGTGTATATGCTAACTTTTAGCTCGTACACCATGAGGGAATTCCGGTTTGCATCCAAGATAATGTTCACGATCTCCTCCGTGGACTTAATATCGTTGATAAGTGTTTCAGCCTGCTGAACAATCTCATCGCACTGCTTGTAGTATGCCTCCAAAAGCATCTCGATCTCTCCCGTGTCCATTTCGTTGTCTTTTGAGATGATCAacggcttttttttcgttgaaTCGGCAGCCAGCTTTGACGAGTTAGCACCGCTACCACTTCCACTGCTACCGTTGGAGTTATCTCTGTCATTTGTGGTTATTCCATAGCTTTTCAGCATCTCTCTGCGGGCCTTGTTTTCCGTTAGATACATGTCTTCCAAATCGTCATCGTTGTCCAAAAGATCGTCCAAAGCGTTTCTGATCAACAGTGCCTTCTGGCAGAAAGTCGTCAAGCTTTTCGAATGAATCAACAAGTCTCGAAGTTTTGCTCTGTCTATTTCCTGGTCGAGTTGAAGCAAGATCGACTTGCAAACCTTGGATTGCTGCTGCAAACCGCTCTCCAAGATTGCCATAACGTTGATCAGTATGCATTCTAGAGCCCTGAACTCGTACGGCTGGTTCGGGTTGTTGGAATAGCAGTTTACTGTTGATGAAAGCGGGGTTTCATCTGTTCCATTCTTGCCTGAAGTGATTGGAACATGCACCATCTTCGTCTTGAGCTTGGACTCTAGATCATACATAAACAGGCTGAGCTTGGACGCATAGTCTGGGTTGGATGTGTCGAATATCATCACCTCGTTACTTTTAATGAGTGCCTTGATGTGCAACAAGTTGATCAAGATGCAGTCTGTGCGAACTGCGATGATTGGTGCAACATCGACGTTCGACGAGTCGATTTTCCGGAGATCCCGCGGGAAGAGCTTGTTCTCCGATAGGAATTCTGTCTTTGAGAATTTCTTCTGGACTGCTGCAACATCTCCTTTCTCATCAAATATCGTACAGCTGATTGTGCTTTTATTCGGAGATGCCGGACGGAGGATCTCGCTTACTTCCGGATCCGGCGGTAGTGCCTTACGCAGATCAACCGCCGTCAGCCCTTCTTTGAGTCCTCCAATCGAATAATCCTCgtcatctttcttcttcttaaaTAGCGATATCATGAATTCTTTAAATGTCTTTCTTTCGTACCCCTGGCTTAGATCCGGCTCCCCTATCCCTTTTTCACTCGTGCCTGTGTTATTTCGCTTGCTTTCTGCCTTCTCCCGTGATTCTGTCTTGCCTGCTCTTTCATCCTTTGCGTtttctgctgctttttctgctgctttttcatcctccttCATTTTGCCCTTACATGCACTATTACCCGTCCTTATCTTCCCAGCTTGCTTTCTGGTCTTTCTACCATCTTCACCTACAGCTCTTCCCGAGTTCAGCCCAACTCTGAAATTGTGAAATTGCCGGATCGAGTGTACCTGGTAGTATCGAAGAGTATTTCGCCTATAAGCATTTTGTATGTATCTTGGATCGTTGCATCTGTGATATGAGCGCCAAGAGCAGGCCAAATATTTCTGCAAATTGTATGCACTGCAGTCAAATGTCCTCAGAAGAAACCGCCCGTTCTCTTTTATGAAGGGAAGCATTCAAGTGGGCCTCTTTGCTTAAAATTGTAGAGTGCTTGTCACTTTTATGAATCAAGATGCGGGGTTGAGGATTTTTAGGAGGAGCGTGACTTGTACGAACAGAAAGTATTTGATCTTGCAACTTGGTGGTGTAGGAATGTCCGGTTTGTCTTCTATGTACAGATGTGTTGCTTGTTGCTGGTTCTGGGATGTTTGATGGAATCTTGATGATGCTTGAAgtgaagttgatgaaggtggtgaaaaaaaaaaataaaataaaaaaaaagagagaaggaggaaagcGAGGGTCTTGGATGAATAAAATAGTGAAAATCCAGCGAAAAAGTGGATGCACAGATATTAACCATACCATACATTACAATTTCAAAACTAATCAAACGACCCCCTACAACAGCCTAACACAAATGAGCTCGAGCAgtttaatattattttagTTACAAAACATGGCGATGAAGCCTGGATAAGCACACGATATTCTCAATCGAAGAACTTTCTGGTGGTTGAAACACCAAACATCTCGAGTCTAACAGCAGGCAAAGCTCTCTCAGAAAGCAAACGAAGCCTCTCCTCTAAAGTGTTGTTAATCTCGATCTTTCCGGTACCGTTGGCAAGAATTAGGCCACCTGCTGATTTATCGGATAGATATTTGGTTTCGTCAATTGTAATCTTCACATCTCTTCCAGAAACATCcttgaacttcttctctGCCTGGTCCGCGGCCTTCTTTGTCACGCTGACATCAGCCTTTCTCACTCTGAGGGTGACAGCCGGCTCCATAAGCTGAAGAAGACCCTCATCGATCAAACCTACAAGGAGAGATTCATACGTGGCAGGATCCTTTGAAAGCTGCTTCAACTGTTCCTCGGCCGAGTCGAAGATATCCTGCAAGCACTGGTCTCTTGTTGCCAAGATCTTGAGCCTTGTTTTGTTTGCGATTGTAGATTTTGTAATCTGCTGTGCCAACGAGGCCTTTTTGAACTTATCCTCGTACTGGGAGTCGATTGCGTTTTTCTCCGAGCGCACGATCGAGGCCTTTTCGATTTCGTACTCTTCGTCTGCCTTCAACTTGATTTCCTtggctttttcttctgcctCTTTTGTGATGAAGGcctccatcttcttcaattctCCTTGAACCTGCATTGCTAGTTAGTATGGAGTTTGAATGATAAATCCGAAGCTAGAAAATATAGACAATATTTCCAGACAAATGATAATCTCTAAACAAATGTTATGTTACTTCAAATGCTGTGATAATTTCTAGAAAATGTTATATTTCTAGACAACTAGCTATAATAATGAAGTTAATCGTATGTTATGATTGCACAGAACGACAcagcttcttctcttcaacttACCTGGTCATCTGTTAGTGCTCTTGTGGACGACATGGTGGATGCTAATCGATGCTATTTTCAGTGTATGCCTGGCAGGTGGCTAatggaataaaaataaagtgtaAGTAATATATGGTGGCCTGGGGCAGAAGAGATTTGTTTAAAAGCAGCAAcgggtaaaaaaataaaataaattaagaATGAAATTAGGGAGAGCGAAAGTGAGATAACGAGAGgcaaggaaagaaaattccAAGAATCGCGGAAAGGTCAGCCACAGAGGTGGGAGGGAGATCTGGCTGTGGCTGTGCAGGGTAGATATTGCGCGGttaattaatttattttttcgcTATTCATCTCGTGTTTATCAACAGAGCGAGTTTCGTTACCTGTCATAAGAAACAACGTGCAGTAAACAAAGAGGGGGAGTATTTAAAGGGCTTGCGGGTAGaactgaaaaataaagaaaagcagaaaagcagaataGCAAAATTGAAGACAGCAAAATTGAAGATAGCAAAATTGAAGATAGCAGAATTGAAGAATAgcaaaattgaagaaaagcagaaaagcagaaaacaGAATTGAAGAATAGCAGTGCTTTGTGGTTTTAGTAAATCAATTAGTTTGGAGAACAAGCAAGATGTTAAAGAAAGGACAGTTAGGAAATGCGTTGAAGCTGGGGGAGGAGTTTTTGGCGTACAGGTTGCAGAGCCGGATGCTGATGGCAGCAGGGATGAGGGGTAGAAGGATGCATAGTTTGTCGAAATATGAGAAGAGTGGGAACAGAGAGAGTGTGGAGAGGAAGATTAAGGGAAGTAGGAAGAGTAAGGAAAGTAAGGAGAGCAAGACTAAAGGAAGTACACATAAAGAGAATATGGAGAGCAAGATTAAAGGAAGTGCACATAAAGAGAATATTAGAGATATTAAAGGAAGTACACAGTGCAAGAGTAAAGGAAATACACAAGGAAATATTAAAGAAAGTACACAGAGTAAAGAGAATATTAGGAATATTAAAGAAAGTACACAGTGCAAGATTAAAGAAAACATCCAGAAAAACGCAGTGGGCATCCAACGACTCTCGGACGAATTATACAAACAAGTGTTCCCGGACATATACGGCAGCCGAAAAGGGAGAAAAGACACCACAGATCCGAAATTGGTGGAGCTGGCGCGCAAGTACCTCAAGGACAACGAGCTCCTCGGCAAGAAGTGCTCGGAGAACGAGCCGATCAGATTCCGGCTGCCCAAGTTGCAGGGGAGGAACTTGGAGGAGCACTTCCAGAGGCTCGGCGCGGCGAGCTGCGGGCGGTACGTGGTGCTGGCGGAGCGGCTCCTACGGGTGGGCAACGACCCGCCGGCAAGGCCCGGTGGCGGCTCTGGTGGTGGCCCCGGTAGCGCCACAGGGAGTACGCCGGGCACCCAGTGGGTTCTGCGGGGCGGCTGGACGCGGTACTGCCCCGGTCGCCCGCCCGAGCACGTCGACTACCCGGTGGAGGACGAACTCGTCTTCGACGTCGAGGTGATGTACCGGGTGTCCCATTACCCCGTGCTAGCCACGTGCATGTCACCCGTGGCGTGGTACGGCTGGTGCTCGCCGTATTTGGCGGGCGAAAGTGACAAAATCGACGGGCACTTGATCCCGTTGGGGGTTGACCGCCGGGAGAAAATCGTCGTGGGCCACAATGTGTCGTACGACCGGGCCCGGGTGCGGGAGGAGTACAGCCTGGGCGCATCGCGGGCTTTTTACCTGGATACGATGTCGCTGCACGTGGCGGTGAGCGGGATGTGCTCGCGGCAGCGGGGGAAGTGGATCCAGTACCGCAAGAGGATGGAGGGCGGGGAGGAGAGCCGGGGGCAGCTCGAGGATCTGCGCGAGGGCGCGCACACGGGTGGGCTCCGGCGGCTGTTGGCGAATCCAGTGttggaggaggaggaggaggaaaattCGACAGGCacggggaaaaaaatgaccATCAGCCTGGCGGACGACCCGTGGCTCCGCATGAGCAGCATGAATAGCCTCCGGCACGTGGCGCGGTTCCACTGCGGGATCCGCATGGACAAGGCGGCGCGGGAGGAGTTCGAGACCACGGACATCGGGCGCATCCGCGCGCGGTTCCAGCAGCTGATGGACTACTGCGCGGCGGACGTGGAGGCGACGTACCGGGTGTTCGGAAAGGTGTTCCCGGCGTTCCGGCGCATCGTGCCGCACGACGTGAGTCTGGCGGCGCTCCGGATCATCGGCCAGAGCGTTTTGCCGGTGAGCCGGCGCTGGAACGACTACGTGCGCACGGCGGAGGCGCTGTACCAGCAGAGTTTCCGGAGCATCGGAATCCGACTAGCGCAGCTGTGCGAGGAGGTGGTTGCCCTCAAGGACAAGGCGGCGGCCCGACCCTGGGAGGGCGACCCGTGGCTCTCGCAGCTGGACTGGACGATTGTGCCGCCGCGGCTGACCAAGGCGGGCCGGCCGTACAAGCGGCAGAAGCTACCGGGGTACCCGGCGTGGTACAAGAAGCTGGTCACGGGGGGCCGGCTGCACATCACCACGCGGACCCGGATCGCCCCGCTCTTGCTCCGGCTCTCCTGGGAGGGCTGCCCGGTGTTCTGGACCGACACCCGGGGCTGGTGCTTTTGGGTGCCCCGGGCACAAATCGCCAAATTCAAGACCAAGAACTACCTCCCCGTGGATATTGCCGCCCTTCTACACGAGGAGCCTGGACTCCGGCCCCACATCTGCCCCCTGGTGCCGGGCCACTGCCTCTTCAAGGTGCCCCACGAGTCTGGCCCAACTGCCAGGACCACCAGCCTCATGTCCAAGCCCTTCATGCGGTACTTCCAGCAGGGCGTGCTTTCCTCCAAGTTCCAGGTTGCCAAGGACGCCTTGCAGTTGGCCGTGTCCAACAGTTACTGGGTCAGTTCGCGCGAGCGCATCATGGACCAGTTTGTTGtgtttgatgatgaggGTGTAGCTGATATAGTTGGAGGGGGTGCAGCTGATGAAGTTGGTTTGAGTGTTAATGCAACTAATTCAATTAATGATGTTGCAGATAAAGCTGGTTCAAGTATTAATGCTAATATGGTCAATGCAAATGCGGTTAATGTTAATACACTCAATGCTAATACTGTCAATTTGAATACTGTCAAAGCTAATACTGTCAAAGCTAATACTGTCAATCCAAATACACTCAATCCAAATACACTCAATCCAAATACACTCAATCCAAATACACTCAATCCAAATACTGTTGATCAAGCTACTCTACCCAATTCTCTCGATTTGGCCAATAAACTTGATCATGCTAATGGAGTAGATCCAGTATCCATGGGATTGAAGGCGGTGCCCACAGCAGCTGGAAATAACGCTGCAACCAATGCCAATCTAGTAGGTAGTGCCGATAATGCAAAGAGTGTGGATGCACCcaatgaaaagaaggtaGTCactgaaaatgaaaagaaggtgGCCactgaaaataaaaagaagataatcactggaaataaaacaaaagcaAATATCGGGATCCCTCCCCTGCACACATTCACCAACCCACCAGGAACAGACATCGACACGGTGGGCCTGATCATCCCCCAGGTGATCCCGATGGGCACGATCACGCGGCGCGCGGTGGAGAAAACTTGGCTCACGGCGTCGAACGCGAAGCCCACGCGGCTCGGGTCCGAACTCAAGGCGATGGTCCGCGCCCCGCCGGGATACTGCTTTGTCGGCGCCGACGTCGACAGCGAGGAGCTCTGGATCGCGTCCCTCATGGGTGACTCCGTGCTGAAGATTCACGGCGGCACGGCGCTCGGCTGGATGACCTTGGAGGGCAACAAGGCGATGGGCACAGACCTCCACTCGAAAACGGCCAAAATATTGGGCATCTCCAGGGGCGACGCCAAAATCTTCAACTACGGCCGGATCTACGGCGCAGGCGTCAGCTTCGCCACCACGTTGCTCAAGAAGTTCAACCCCGCAATGGGCGAGCAGGAGGCTGTGCGCACGGCCCACCGGCTATACGCGGCAACAAAAGGCCGGGCGGGCGGAGTCGCAGGCGACCGCGTGTGGCACGGCGGGTCGGAGTCCGTCGTTTTCAACCGCTTGGAGCAGATCGCCCAGCAGGACGAGCCTCGGACTCCGGTACTCGGCGCCGGTATCACTGCCGCCTTGAAGCGCAAATTCCTCAACGCAAACACCTTCATGCCGTCCCGCGTCAACTGGGCCATCCAGTCGTCCGGCGTTGACTACCTCCACTTGATCCTTACGTCCGTCGAGTACCTCTGCCGGGTCTACGGAGTTCCGGCCCGGCTCTGCCTCACGGTGCACGACGAGGCCCGGTACCTCACGCCGCTGCGCCACCGCTACCGCCTGGCCATGGTGCTGCAGATCGCCAACCTCTGGACCCGGGCCATGTTCTGCCACCAGGCCGGCATCGACGACGTCCCGCAGACCTGCGCCTTCTTCTCCGCTGTCGACATCGACCGCGTCATCCGCAAGGAGGTCAACATGGACTGCATCACGCCCTCCAACTCCCACCCTATCCCGCACGGCGAGTCCCTCGACATCTACCAGCTCCTTGCCCGCGATGATGTCCGCCGCATGCTCGCCAACCCGCACTCCCCGGACCTCTCCTCCATCCCCGTGCCGCCCCCGCAGCCCCGGCCCTTGCAGCAGCTCGACCGCCATCTCGACCCGGGCACACGCCGGCTCTATGTGTCCATGCAGACTGCCCGTGACGAGTCCCACTTCGCTGCCTACAGGCGTAAGTATCTGCGTAATCTTAAGTTGCAGGATGCGGGTCGGTTTGGGGTGAGTGGGGGCAAATATCCTGGGGGAAATTCTGGGGAAATTTCTGGGAAAAAATACTCTGGGGGCAACTCGAAAGGCTTTTCCTCTAAAGGCATTTCCTCTAATCACACTTACTCCAATCACAATTACTCCAATCACATTCATCCAAAATCCTCTCCCTTATCCTACATCCCCCCACCCTTCAACTCTGGCATCACTTCTTTCCTCACAGCCCAGGACAGAAGAGAAATCATCCCTGACACCCCACCTCCTCCAAGAGTCTATCAGAGAAGGTGAGAAGGTGATGAGATCATCAGAGTTGTGAAATCATGCAATGTGATGAAATATGGATCAAGTGATAAAATAATGCAATGGATCGAGTGATGAAATCATTCAATGGATCAAGTGatgaaatcatcaaatatGTGATCAGGTGATGGAACTGATCTACGAAAAAGTGATGTAATTAAATCATGTCATCAAACTGATCTACATGATCTAATTTAATAGATCGTGCATGTGATGAAATGCGTGGTGAAGTAATGAAATTGATTTAGGTGATCTGAGTTATGAATTTCATACAATGCGATGATATTATACATGAACTGGTGAAGTGGAAGGTGAGGAAACATTCAATGCGATTAGATATGTGATGGATGCTTTACATCATGCAATCTGATAATGTCATAGATGCCATGAAATATTGATGGTATCTGCCACCTTATAAACATCACTCAGAATTGAATATCAGCTATAGTTAGATATGTACTTCTTCATCACCCACAAAATGACATCGGTGTCATTCCCCATCTCCTCTGAAATTTTCTTCGTACCTCCCGGCAACAAATTATCGATATCTTCGCATATATCGATAATGTCGTGGAGATAAAACaaatcagatgatgatagcTTTATATCTTATTATGTGATACACTTGGTTGGGTATTTATTGGCTTTACTTGGGTTCGTGACCTGGCTAGGCAAATATTGTATACTATGGAATAGGTATTCGGCGTTCTTAGATAGATGCTTTGTATTAATATTACAGCCATTGATGCTTGCTATTGGTATCCTAGCCTTCATTGTAGCACAAACTTTTGTATTAGAACTCTCACGTGTGCATATGCTTGAGAGTGTATTTGTTGTGTGTAACTATACTTATAGATTATGTGTGTATGTAGCTATATTTGTTAAGGACGGATTAAGGTATAGATCACAGTTATACTTCTTAAGAAGCATTCTCAAGTATCATCCATAGTTATACTTAATAATATGGCATGTGATTGGTATGCATACATACCTAATAGAAAATACTTCAAGTTCTTTTCCGTATTTATTGGAAACACCACATTTGTCTGAGTACACGTATATAGGCATAGTTAATAGAAAGCACACGATTGCATTGTGCACGGCCATACTTAAAGAATATATGGAGTATGTATAGTGCATATGAGAAGAAGTGTGTGTTAAGCATAGTTATTCGTAATAAAAATGGCAATTTGCATATGAGCACATCTTATATAGCTTTAGAAATGATTAGAAAATGAGATGCTGGTTTGTGAAGTAGCCACCGCCTTTTTAGATCTGTAGCTATAGTACATATGGTAATAATG includes the following:
- the VMA4 gene encoding V-ATPase V1 sector subunit E (BUSCO:EOG09264OML), whose protein sequence is MQVQGELKKMEAFITKEAEEKAKEIKLKADEEYEIEKASIVRSEKNAIDSQYEDKFKKASLAQQITKSTIANKTRLKILATRDQCLQDIFDSAEEQLKQLSKDPATYESLLVGLIDEGLLQLMEPAVTLRVRKADVSVTKKAADQAEKKFKDVSGRDVKITIDETKYLSDKSAGGLILANGTGKIEINNTLEERLRLLSERALPAVRLEMFGVSTTRKFFD
- a CDS encoding uncharacterized protein (BUSCO:EOG092603KJ); translated protein: MLKKGQLGNALKLGEEFLAYRLQSRMLMAAGMRGRRMHSLSKYEKSGNRESVERKIKGSRKSKESKESKTKGSTHKENMESKIKGSAHKENIRDIKGSTQCKSKGNTQGNIKESTQSKENIRNIKESTQCKIKENIQKNAVGIQRLSDELYKQVFPDIYGSRKGRKDTTDPKLVELARKYLKDNELLGKKCSENEPIRFRLPKLQGRNLEEHFQRLGAASCGRYVVLAERLLRVGNDPPARPGGGSGGGPGSATGSTPGTQWVLRGGWTRYCPGRPPEHVDYPVEDELVFDVEVMYRVSHYPVLATCMSPVAWYGWCSPYLAGESDKIDGHLIPLGVDRREKIVVGHNVSYDRARVREEYSLGASRAFYLDTMSLHVAVSGMCSRQRGKWIQYRKRMEGGEESRGQLEDLREGAHTGGLRRLLANPVLEEEEEENSTGTGKKMTISLADDPWLRMSSMNSLRHVARFHCGIRMDKAAREEFETTDIGRIRARFQQLMDYCAADVEATYRVFGKVFPAFRRIVPHDVSLAALRIIGQSVLPVSRRWNDYVRTAEALYQQSFRSIGIRLAQLCEEVVALKDKAAARPWEGDPWLSQLDWTIVPPRLTKAGRPYKRQKLPGYPAWYKKLVTGGRLHITTRTRIAPLLLRLSWEGCPVFWTDTRGWCFWVPRAQIAKFKTKNYLPVDIAALLHEEPGLRPHICPLVPGHCLFKVPHESGPTARTTSLMSKPFMRYFQQGVLSSKFQVAKDALQLAVSNSYWVSSRERIMDQFVVFDDEGVADIVGGGAADEVGLSVNATNSINDVADKAGSSINANMVNANAVNVNTLNANTVNLNTVKANTVKANTVNPNTLNPNTLNPNTLNPNTLNPNTVDQATLPNSLDLANKLDHANGVDPVSMGLKAVPTAAGNNAATNANLVGSADNAKSVDAPNEKKVVTENEKKVATENKKKIITGNKTKANIGIPPLHTFTNPPGTDIDTVGLIIPQVIPMGTITRRAVEKTWLTASNAKPTRLGSELKAMVRAPPGYCFVGADVDSEELWIASLMGDSVLKIHGGTALGWMTLEGNKAMGTDLHSKTAKILGISRGDAKIFNYGRIYGAGVSFATTLLKKFNPAMGEQEAVRTAHRLYAATKGRAGGVAGDRVWHGGSESVVFNRLEQIAQQDEPRTPVLGAGITAALKRKFLNANTFMPSRVNWAIQSSGVDYLHLILTSVEYLCRVYGVPARLCLTVHDEARYLTPLRHRYRLAMVLQIANLWTRAMFCHQAGIDDVPQTCAFFSAVDIDRVIRKEVNMDCITPSNSHPIPHGESLDIYQLLARDDVRRMLANPHSPDLSSIPVPPPQPRPLQQLDRHLDPGTRRLYVSMQTARDESHFAAYRRKYLRNLKLQDAGRFGVSGGKYPGGNSGEISGKKYSGGNSKGFSSKGISSNHTYSNHNYSNHIHPKSSPLSYIPPPFNSGITSFLTAQDRREIIPDTPPPPRVYQRR